One Triticum dicoccoides isolate Atlit2015 ecotype Zavitan chromosome 3B, WEW_v2.0, whole genome shotgun sequence genomic window, caacctgccatgcagattaggagagtattgcattttcatggagtggtatttttaatagtaaggatactctcctcccagttgaccaacagcttgtcttccacatctaattcacgggatctccggtcACAaaaaataggttaccactgtgaacaactcatattatgggtctcatacccattttcctcgatgcattatctatcacattacgtaatagacccttagtgaaagaatctgccagatttttagacgtttggacataatccaatgcaataactccagagttttttatttttaatgatgaTTTAATGAGAAATAGTTTAATGATGATTTATATATGGTAAATTCGGGGAAAATAGCAACGGGATGATCAGGTCTTCAAACAGCAATCGATTTAACCTACCACTAATAATTTAACCGTGAACTCCTTAAAGGTACTTAGCCTAATTGCTTCGGTCTGCCATTTGTCATCAGTCGGTACAAATTTCTTTACTCCCTTCGATTTGAATTAATGGACGCAGCCTCTATACAATGTCGCGTCCATTTATTCGGATCGAAGGGTGTACTAGATTTTGGAATTGTTTTTCCTTTTTAACAGACTTTTGGAATTTGGTCTGGCGTGCTTGTTGTACGGCTGGATGTGCACAACCATTCTCAGTCATACTTGTCGGCAATCCTGAGAAGAACATCGCCGAGTTCCCTGGGCTTTGAGCACATGGCCATGTGgtcggctccggcgagctcctcggcTTTTGTGCCGGGGCTCAGGTCGACCATCCAGCGCTGCATCTCCTCGGAGGTGGAAGCATCGTCCTTGAGCACCACGTACACCTTCTTCACCGACCCGTAGTTGGCGTCTGTGAGTAGAGCCTCGTCCCTCATCGTCGGGTCGTCCACGAACTGGCAGCCCGGTCTCACCAGCAACATAGCCAGCGTCAGGTCCTGCGTCCATGTTGCGAGTATGATAGTACTAGTAAGGCTGTTGGTTGGTTGACATCAAAACTCAAAAGCAATTATTTTCTTTGTTATGTTGATGTTACCTCGACTGAGCTTCGATCGTACAATTTCGCTGCCAACAATTTGGGGCCAAGCGCGACTGCAGGCCGAGGGCCTTGGTCTGTGTTCAGAACCATGCTCTTGCTGTCCATGAAAAAATCGGCTGGGGTTCTTCTGCAGAACTATCAACAGTCGCGAGAAATTAGCCATGATTGTTCACATCTGAGCTCTGGAAAAATGGCCATGTGAGCTCATCGAGGGCCTTAAGCTTGATTCTGGGAGGGTCTGCCTACCTCCTCGATGGTGACGCCCATGTGCCTGCCGGCGCACGCCATGCACGCGGCGAGGAACACGGCCGCGGCGACCTTGCGCGGGAATCCCTCCATGGCGAGCGCGAGGTTGAGCCCGCCGAGGCTGTGCCCGACCAGGACCAGCCTCTCGCCAGCCGGTGCCGCGGCCACGGCGTCGAGCAGCGGCCGCGAGTAGTCCTCGAAGGACGCCACCTCGTCCATGCGCGCCGGGTGCGCGCCGGACGCGGCCATGTCGAGCGCCGTAACACGGTGCCCGGCGGCGCGGAGCATCGGCACCAGCTTGTACCAGCACCACGCGCCGTGGCAGAGGCCGTGGACGAGGATGAAGTGCttgccgccgccgctcccctccatAGGATCTCACCTCAGCTCCTGCCTGCAGCTTGCAGATATCTTTGGCGAGGGAATCTTAACATACAAATCATGACTTCATGTTCCTGTAACCAACCTGAGTTAATTATCACTTTTTCAGGTGACGAGTCGACATCAGTCGCAGCCCTTATTCCCACCCATGCCCACCTTACAATTTTGTTCATGTCCCTCTAAAAATATTGTATTATTAGATTGACACATTGATGATAATGTTGTTGTCCTCTTCTTTTTCGGGAATACGCTCAGGgagcgtatcatttcattgataggggGTTGTTGCCTTCTTCTATGTTTTACCGAAGAATATTTTGCAAGTTTAAGCAAGTGGTTTTCAGAATCTGAAGCATTTTCAACTCAAATGCAACGAATATGAATGTGTGACTTTATTGGTTGATTTGTTTTAGTTACTGGAACCATGGAAAAGAATAATTTGCCTTACGCATTAAGAGTCCATCAAAACGAAGGAATAGAGGGGGGAAAAGAGTGGTTAGATGCCTGAAA contains:
- the LOC119278373 gene encoding probable esterase PIR7A isoform X1; this encodes MEGSGGGKHFILVHGLCHGAWCWYKLVPMLRAAGHRVTALDMAASGAHPARMDEVASFEDYSRPLLDAVAAAPAGERLVLVGHSLGGLNLALAMEGFPRKVAAAVFLAACMACAGRHMGVTIEEFCRRTPADFFMDSKSMVLNTDQGPRPAVALGPKLLAAKLYDRSSVEDLTLAMLLVRPGCQFVDDPTMRDEALLTDANYGSVKKVYVVLKDDASTSEEMQRWMVDLSPGTKAEELAGADHMAMCSKPRELGDVLLRIADKYD
- the LOC119278373 gene encoding probable esterase PIR7A isoform X2 translates to MEGSGGGKHFILVHGLCHGAWCWYKLVPMLRAAGHRVTALDMAASGAHPARMDEVASFEDYSRPLLDAVAAAPAGERLVLVGHSLGGLNLALAMEGFPRKVAAAVFLAACMACAGRHMGVTIEEFCRRTPADFFMDSKSMVLNTDQGPRPAVALGPKLLAAKLYDRSSVEDLMLATLLVRPGCQFVDDPLMRDEALLTDANYGSVKKVYVVLKDDASSSEEMQRWMVDLSPGTEAEELAGADHMAMCSKPRELCDVLLRIASKHD